The following proteins are encoded in a genomic region of Arachis stenosperma cultivar V10309 chromosome 4, arast.V10309.gnm1.PFL2, whole genome shotgun sequence:
- the LOC130976735 gene encoding uncharacterized protein LOC130976735 isoform X2, with protein MEDDKRKKKNRKKKNKQGKNVDNGVGDKETKIEQLDAAAGEKIVIVDSNGVGETTIRDQNLVNTEKDEHERAGVTDVAGEQSTNVDGGTATRDNDLVNNGKVDHTDISETADERSTNVVGGTAVRDEDLINNGNDEPAHNLATLDEPSKNVDWRGVEENPNLDPISVKNEEDEGTQHLESADGQNRNMVMDSNGHLPNGKECATSEEVFKLGNENDMLKQNLAISEETIRKLKDENDVLIQKEAMSEETIRNLKEVNDTHITLQITLEDTIRKLKEENDIHNQKVVMLEGTIRELNKKIDMHIRKEAKSEETIKRLKAEKDMSFQKVGMMEETIRKLNSGNDIHMQKKIELEDTIRKLKEQQYMHMQNEAMSEDTIRKLKEENDMHLQMEAISKDTIRKLKEENDLHIQKATISEDAIKKLKEECDKHIQKEVTLEETINKLQSEHEWEKQNQASLEMRIAQLQSENSSILEKEAGLVEKATQVALEETINKLKCDNELHTQKQVGLEMRIAQLESEKSSLLQKEVGLVEETKQLLSEKEILSLKVESLLEKITLLESDLSSFVEKEKSTKEDISNLNGKITMFQGQVAELEHFKNNLLLENRQLRENVSSLQTTIQNLESSSSFRSADASVKESASENEDLKSQIEAACTLVEKLVLENAELVENINMLYVELDRRNAEVGLSGGAGPDSINVFPHSDGVASDITESAEVKSVSAQESGSLQEASVRNDRDYIDGEQAVGLTPNSSSLSDDTGEIVQIPLDDNEVREVEPQDAEIVEQDSVPLMDAPLIGAPFRLISFVAKYVSGEDLVNQNSSNTTIH; from the exons ATGGAGGATGacaagagaaagaagaaaaacaggaagaaaaagaacaagcAAGGTAAGAATGTGGACAATGGAGTAGGAGATAAAGAAACTAAGATTGAGCAACTGGATGCTGCCGCAGGTGAGAAAATTGTAATAGTTGATTCAAATGGGGTGGGAGAAACAACAATTAGGGATCAGAATCTGGTGAATACTGAAAAGGATGAGCATGAGCGTGCTGGTGTAACTGATGTTGCTGGTGAACAAAGTACAAATGTGGATGGCGGAACAGCAACTAGGGACAACGATCTGGTAAATAATGGCAAGGTTGATCATACTGATATTTCTGAGACTGCTGATGAGCGAAGTACAAATGTGGTTGGAGGAACAGCAGTTAGGGATGAGGATCTGATAAATAATGGTAATGATGAGCCTGCTCATAATTTGGCAACACTAGATGAGCCAAGTAAGAATGTGGATTGGAGAGGGGTTGAGGAAAACCCAAACCTAGATCCGATTTCGgtgaagaatgaagaagatgagGGTACTCAACACTTGGAGTCTGCAGATGGCCAAAACAGAAATATGGTCATGGATTCAAATGGACACCTGCCAAATGGTAAAGAATGT GCCACCTCAGAAGAGGTATTTAAACTGGGAAATGAAAATGATATGCTCAAACAGAATTTG GCCATTTCAGAAGAGACAATCAGGAAGCTGAAAGATGAGAACGATGTGCTAATTCAGAAAGAG GCCATGTCAGAAGAGACGATCAGGAATTTGAAGGAAGTAAATGATACACATATTACACTACAGATCACattagaagatacaataaggaaactaaaagaagaaaatgataTACACAATCAGAAAGTG GTCATGTTAGAAGGGACAATCAGggaattaaataaaaaaattgatatgcATATTCGAAAAGAG GCCAAGTCAGAAGAGACCATCAAGAGATTAAAAGCAGAAAAAGATATGTCCTTTCAGAAAGTG GGCATGATGGAAGAGACAATTAGAAAATTGAATTCTGGAAATGACATCCATATGCAAAAAAAG ATTGAATTAGAAGATACTattagaaaattaaaggaacaacAGTATATGCATATGCAGAATGAG GCTATGTCAGAAGATacaattagaaaattaaaagaagaaaacgaTATGCACTTGCAGATGGAG GCCATATCaaaagatacaataagaaaatTGAAGGAAGAAAATGATTTGCATATTCAAAAAGCG ACCATATCAGAGGATgcaattaaaaaattgaaagaagaaTGTGATAAACACATTCAGAAAGAG GTTACCTTGGAAGAGACCATCAATAAATTACAAAGTGAACATGAATGGGAGAAGCAAAACCAG GCTAGTTTGGAAATGAGAATTGCACAATTACAGAGTGAGAATAGTTCCATACTTGAAAAAGAG GCTGGATTGGTGGAAAAGGCCACTCAGGTAGCCTTGGAAGAGActatcaataaattaaaatgtGACAATGAATTGCACACACAAAAACAG GTTGGTTTGGAAATGAGAATTGCACAATTAGAGAGTGAGAAGAGTTCCTTGCTTCAAAAAGAG GTTGGATTGGTGGAAGAAACCAAGCAGTTgctgagtgaaaaagaaattttgagcCTTAAAGTG GAGAGTTTACTGGAAAAAATTACTCTTCTTGAGAGTGATTTGAGTTCCTTTGTTGAGAAAGAG AAATCAACTAAAGAAGATATTTCAAACCTGAATGGAAAGATTACCATGTTCCAAGGACAG GTGGCTGAGTTGGAACATTTCAAGAACAATCTTTTGCTAGAAAATCGGCAACTGAGGGAAAATGTCTCAAGTCTTCAAACAACAATTCAGAACCTTGAAAGCAGCTCATCTTTCCGCTCAGCTGATGCATCTGTAAAG GAAAGTGCTTCTGAAAATGAGGACTTGAAGTCTCAAATTGAAGCAGCTTGTACGTTGGTGGAGAAATTGGTGCTGGAGAATGCGGAACTTGTTGAGAAT ATTAACATGTTGTATGTTGAGCTGGATCGACGCAATGCAGAAGTTGGACTTTCTGGAGGAGCTGGACCTGATTCAATTAATGTGTTTCCTCATTCTGATGGGGTGGCTTCTGATATAACCGAATCTGCAGAGGTTAAGTCTGTATCAGCTCAGGAGTCAGGTTCATTGCAAGAGGCATCAGTGAGGAATGATCGTGATTATATCGACGGCGAGCAAGCTGTTGGGTTAACTCCGAACTCATCATCGTTATCTGATGACACCGGAGAAATTGTGCAGATCCCATTGGATGACAATGAAGTACGTGAAGTGGAACCGCAGGATGCTGAAATTGTGGAACAGGATAGTGTGCCACTAATGGATGCTCCCCTTATTGGCGCACCGTTTCGACTGATATCATTTGTTGCTAAGTATGTTAGTGGTGAGGATTTGGTTAACCAAAACTCTTCAAACACCACCATTCATTGA
- the LOC130976735 gene encoding uncharacterized protein LOC130976735 isoform X1 — MEDDKRKKKNRKKKNKQGKNVDNGVGDKETKIEQLDAAAGEKIVIVDSNGVGETTIRDQNLVNTEKDEHERAGVTDVAGEQSTNVDGGTATRDNDLVNNGKVDHTDISETADERSTNVVGGTAVRDEDLINNGNDEPAHNLATLDEPSKNVDWRGVEENPNLDPISVKNEEDEGTQHLESADGQNRNMVMDSNGHLPNGKECATSEEVFKLGNENDMLKQNLAISEETIRKLKDENDVLIQKETILGDRIRKLQEENDIQIEKEAMSEETIRNLKEVNDTHITLQITLEDTIRKLKEENDIHNQKVVMLEGTIRELNKKIDMHIRKEAKSEETIKRLKAEKDMSFQKVGMMEETIRKLNSGNDIHMQKKIELEDTIRKLKEQQYMHMQNEAMSEDTIRKLKEENDMHLQMEAISKDTIRKLKEENDLHIQKATISEDAIKKLKEECDKHIQKEVTLEETINKLQSEHEWEKQNQASLEMRIAQLQSENSSILEKEAGLVEKATQVALEETINKLKCDNELHTQKQVGLEMRIAQLESEKSSLLQKEVGLVEETKQLLSEKEILSLKVESLLEKITLLESDLSSFVEKEKSTKEDISNLNGKITMFQGQVAELEHFKNNLLLENRQLRENVSSLQTTIQNLESSSSFRSADASVKESASENEDLKSQIEAACTLVEKLVLENAELVENINMLYVELDRRNAEVGLSGGAGPDSINVFPHSDGVASDITESAEVKSVSAQESGSLQEASVRNDRDYIDGEQAVGLTPNSSSLSDDTGEIVQIPLDDNEVREVEPQDAEIVEQDSVPLMDAPLIGAPFRLISFVAKYVSGEDLVNQNSSNTTIH; from the exons ATGGAGGATGacaagagaaagaagaaaaacaggaagaaaaagaacaagcAAGGTAAGAATGTGGACAATGGAGTAGGAGATAAAGAAACTAAGATTGAGCAACTGGATGCTGCCGCAGGTGAGAAAATTGTAATAGTTGATTCAAATGGGGTGGGAGAAACAACAATTAGGGATCAGAATCTGGTGAATACTGAAAAGGATGAGCATGAGCGTGCTGGTGTAACTGATGTTGCTGGTGAACAAAGTACAAATGTGGATGGCGGAACAGCAACTAGGGACAACGATCTGGTAAATAATGGCAAGGTTGATCATACTGATATTTCTGAGACTGCTGATGAGCGAAGTACAAATGTGGTTGGAGGAACAGCAGTTAGGGATGAGGATCTGATAAATAATGGTAATGATGAGCCTGCTCATAATTTGGCAACACTAGATGAGCCAAGTAAGAATGTGGATTGGAGAGGGGTTGAGGAAAACCCAAACCTAGATCCGATTTCGgtgaagaatgaagaagatgagGGTACTCAACACTTGGAGTCTGCAGATGGCCAAAACAGAAATATGGTCATGGATTCAAATGGACACCTGCCAAATGGTAAAGAATGT GCCACCTCAGAAGAGGTATTTAAACTGGGAAATGAAAATGATATGCTCAAACAGAATTTG GCCATTTCAGAAGAGACAATCAGGAAGCTGAAAGATGAGAACGATGTGCTAATTCAGAAAGAG ACCATATTAGGTGATAGAATAAGGAAATTACAAGAGGAAAATGATATACAGATTGAGAAAGAG GCCATGTCAGAAGAGACGATCAGGAATTTGAAGGAAGTAAATGATACACATATTACACTACAGATCACattagaagatacaataaggaaactaaaagaagaaaatgataTACACAATCAGAAAGTG GTCATGTTAGAAGGGACAATCAGggaattaaataaaaaaattgatatgcATATTCGAAAAGAG GCCAAGTCAGAAGAGACCATCAAGAGATTAAAAGCAGAAAAAGATATGTCCTTTCAGAAAGTG GGCATGATGGAAGAGACAATTAGAAAATTGAATTCTGGAAATGACATCCATATGCAAAAAAAG ATTGAATTAGAAGATACTattagaaaattaaaggaacaacAGTATATGCATATGCAGAATGAG GCTATGTCAGAAGATacaattagaaaattaaaagaagaaaacgaTATGCACTTGCAGATGGAG GCCATATCaaaagatacaataagaaaatTGAAGGAAGAAAATGATTTGCATATTCAAAAAGCG ACCATATCAGAGGATgcaattaaaaaattgaaagaagaaTGTGATAAACACATTCAGAAAGAG GTTACCTTGGAAGAGACCATCAATAAATTACAAAGTGAACATGAATGGGAGAAGCAAAACCAG GCTAGTTTGGAAATGAGAATTGCACAATTACAGAGTGAGAATAGTTCCATACTTGAAAAAGAG GCTGGATTGGTGGAAAAGGCCACTCAGGTAGCCTTGGAAGAGActatcaataaattaaaatgtGACAATGAATTGCACACACAAAAACAG GTTGGTTTGGAAATGAGAATTGCACAATTAGAGAGTGAGAAGAGTTCCTTGCTTCAAAAAGAG GTTGGATTGGTGGAAGAAACCAAGCAGTTgctgagtgaaaaagaaattttgagcCTTAAAGTG GAGAGTTTACTGGAAAAAATTACTCTTCTTGAGAGTGATTTGAGTTCCTTTGTTGAGAAAGAG AAATCAACTAAAGAAGATATTTCAAACCTGAATGGAAAGATTACCATGTTCCAAGGACAG GTGGCTGAGTTGGAACATTTCAAGAACAATCTTTTGCTAGAAAATCGGCAACTGAGGGAAAATGTCTCAAGTCTTCAAACAACAATTCAGAACCTTGAAAGCAGCTCATCTTTCCGCTCAGCTGATGCATCTGTAAAG GAAAGTGCTTCTGAAAATGAGGACTTGAAGTCTCAAATTGAAGCAGCTTGTACGTTGGTGGAGAAATTGGTGCTGGAGAATGCGGAACTTGTTGAGAAT ATTAACATGTTGTATGTTGAGCTGGATCGACGCAATGCAGAAGTTGGACTTTCTGGAGGAGCTGGACCTGATTCAATTAATGTGTTTCCTCATTCTGATGGGGTGGCTTCTGATATAACCGAATCTGCAGAGGTTAAGTCTGTATCAGCTCAGGAGTCAGGTTCATTGCAAGAGGCATCAGTGAGGAATGATCGTGATTATATCGACGGCGAGCAAGCTGTTGGGTTAACTCCGAACTCATCATCGTTATCTGATGACACCGGAGAAATTGTGCAGATCCCATTGGATGACAATGAAGTACGTGAAGTGGAACCGCAGGATGCTGAAATTGTGGAACAGGATAGTGTGCCACTAATGGATGCTCCCCTTATTGGCGCACCGTTTCGACTGATATCATTTGTTGCTAAGTATGTTAGTGGTGAGGATTTGGTTAACCAAAACTCTTCAAACACCACCATTCATTGA
- the LOC130976735 gene encoding COP1-interactive protein 1-like isoform X3: MKKMRVLNTWSLQMAKTEIWSWIQMDTCQMATSEEVFKLGNENDMLKQNLAISEETIRKLKDENDVLIQKETILGDRIRKLQEENDIQIEKEAMSEETIRNLKEVNDTHITLQITLEDTIRKLKEENDIHNQKVVMLEGTIRELNKKIDMHIRKEAKSEETIKRLKAEKDMSFQKVGMMEETIRKLNSGNDIHMQKKIELEDTIRKLKEQQYMHMQNEAMSEDTIRKLKEENDMHLQMEAISKDTIRKLKEENDLHIQKATISEDAIKKLKEECDKHIQKEVTLEETINKLQSEHEWEKQNQASLEMRIAQLQSENSSILEKEAGLVEKATQVALEETINKLKCDNELHTQKQVGLEMRIAQLESEKSSLLQKEVGLVEETKQLLSEKEILSLKVESLLEKITLLESDLSSFVEKEKSTKEDISNLNGKITMFQGQVAELEHFKNNLLLENRQLRENVSSLQTTIQNLESSSSFRSADASVKESASENEDLKSQIEAACTLVEKLVLENAELVENINMLYVELDRRNAEVGLSGGAGPDSINVFPHSDGVASDITESAEVKSVSAQESGSLQEASVRNDRDYIDGEQAVGLTPNSSSLSDDTGEIVQIPLDDNEVREVEPQDAEIVEQDSVPLMDAPLIGAPFRLISFVAKYVSGEDLVNQNSSNTTIH, translated from the exons atgaagaagatgagGGTACTCAACACTTGGAGTCTGCAGATGGCCAAAACAGAAATATGGTCATGGATTCAAATGGACACCTGCCAAATG GCCACCTCAGAAGAGGTATTTAAACTGGGAAATGAAAATGATATGCTCAAACAGAATTTG GCCATTTCAGAAGAGACAATCAGGAAGCTGAAAGATGAGAACGATGTGCTAATTCAGAAAGAG ACCATATTAGGTGATAGAATAAGGAAATTACAAGAGGAAAATGATATACAGATTGAGAAAGAG GCCATGTCAGAAGAGACGATCAGGAATTTGAAGGAAGTAAATGATACACATATTACACTACAGATCACattagaagatacaataaggaaactaaaagaagaaaatgataTACACAATCAGAAAGTG GTCATGTTAGAAGGGACAATCAGggaattaaataaaaaaattgatatgcATATTCGAAAAGAG GCCAAGTCAGAAGAGACCATCAAGAGATTAAAAGCAGAAAAAGATATGTCCTTTCAGAAAGTG GGCATGATGGAAGAGACAATTAGAAAATTGAATTCTGGAAATGACATCCATATGCAAAAAAAG ATTGAATTAGAAGATACTattagaaaattaaaggaacaacAGTATATGCATATGCAGAATGAG GCTATGTCAGAAGATacaattagaaaattaaaagaagaaaacgaTATGCACTTGCAGATGGAG GCCATATCaaaagatacaataagaaaatTGAAGGAAGAAAATGATTTGCATATTCAAAAAGCG ACCATATCAGAGGATgcaattaaaaaattgaaagaagaaTGTGATAAACACATTCAGAAAGAG GTTACCTTGGAAGAGACCATCAATAAATTACAAAGTGAACATGAATGGGAGAAGCAAAACCAG GCTAGTTTGGAAATGAGAATTGCACAATTACAGAGTGAGAATAGTTCCATACTTGAAAAAGAG GCTGGATTGGTGGAAAAGGCCACTCAGGTAGCCTTGGAAGAGActatcaataaattaaaatgtGACAATGAATTGCACACACAAAAACAG GTTGGTTTGGAAATGAGAATTGCACAATTAGAGAGTGAGAAGAGTTCCTTGCTTCAAAAAGAG GTTGGATTGGTGGAAGAAACCAAGCAGTTgctgagtgaaaaagaaattttgagcCTTAAAGTG GAGAGTTTACTGGAAAAAATTACTCTTCTTGAGAGTGATTTGAGTTCCTTTGTTGAGAAAGAG AAATCAACTAAAGAAGATATTTCAAACCTGAATGGAAAGATTACCATGTTCCAAGGACAG GTGGCTGAGTTGGAACATTTCAAGAACAATCTTTTGCTAGAAAATCGGCAACTGAGGGAAAATGTCTCAAGTCTTCAAACAACAATTCAGAACCTTGAAAGCAGCTCATCTTTCCGCTCAGCTGATGCATCTGTAAAG GAAAGTGCTTCTGAAAATGAGGACTTGAAGTCTCAAATTGAAGCAGCTTGTACGTTGGTGGAGAAATTGGTGCTGGAGAATGCGGAACTTGTTGAGAAT ATTAACATGTTGTATGTTGAGCTGGATCGACGCAATGCAGAAGTTGGACTTTCTGGAGGAGCTGGACCTGATTCAATTAATGTGTTTCCTCATTCTGATGGGGTGGCTTCTGATATAACCGAATCTGCAGAGGTTAAGTCTGTATCAGCTCAGGAGTCAGGTTCATTGCAAGAGGCATCAGTGAGGAATGATCGTGATTATATCGACGGCGAGCAAGCTGTTGGGTTAACTCCGAACTCATCATCGTTATCTGATGACACCGGAGAAATTGTGCAGATCCCATTGGATGACAATGAAGTACGTGAAGTGGAACCGCAGGATGCTGAAATTGTGGAACAGGATAGTGTGCCACTAATGGATGCTCCCCTTATTGGCGCACCGTTTCGACTGATATCATTTGTTGCTAAGTATGTTAGTGGTGAGGATTTGGTTAACCAAAACTCTTCAAACACCACCATTCATTGA
- the LOC130975513 gene encoding probable inactive receptor kinase At5g58300: MGKDLPFPQALNSWLHFTSYEFEFDQCANVFESHIVREIKQVVESLNLMMLQHSNIFIEQDFLLLIQILVLVLLLFPQTTISDLHSEKQALLDFASAFHHGKKVNWNMNTSVCNSWNGVTCNPKGTNVISLRLPGVGLRGSLPPNTIGKLNGLTSLSLRSNTLSGKIPNDILALHALRFLYLQHNNFSGEFPNFLPPKLVLLDLSHNSFTGQISDSIQNLTNLTGLFLKNNSLIGPIPNVTLPSLKDLDLSFNNLNGSIPLAFHRFQSSSFDGNLMLCGPPLTKQCSSSSPLSSPMLSPLIVSQNSSDVSKKRPILGVVVAAALGGFGLLFLLVLMLVLYFLKKRVGEQNEAPKESKLGENLREDFGSGVQEPEKNKLVFFGGCSYNFDLEDLLRASAEVLGKGSCGTTYKAILEEGTVVVVKRLKEVAIGKREFEQQMETVQKLDQHPNVVPFSAYYYSKDEKLVVYDYLPFGSFSKLLHGTRETGRTPLDWDTRLKIMLGAAKGVAHIHSASGRKFVHGNIKSCNVLLLGDLQGCISDFGLAPLASFSGSFRSPGYRAPEVIETQKSTQKSDVYSFGVLLLEMLTGKTPIQYSGHDDPVDLPRWVQSVVREEWTAEVFDLELMRYPNIEEELVQMLQLSMACVAMVPDTRPSMEEVVRVIEEIIGSYSENQTSLSDKFKGTHDFIPYY, encoded by the exons ATGGGGAAGGATCTGCCCttcccccaag CTTTGAATTCATGGTTACATTTTACTTCATATGAGTTTGAATTTGATCAATGTGCTAATGTTTTTGAATCTCACATTGTTAGGGAAATTAAGCAAGTGGTGGAGTCACTGAACTTGATGATGCTACAACATTCAAACATTTTCATAGAACAAGATTTTCTGCTTCTGATTCAGattcttgttcttgttcttcttctcttccctcAAACTACAATATCTGATCTACATTCAGAAAAGCAAGCACTCCTTGATTTTGCATCAGCATTTCACCATGGCAAAAAGGTGAATTGGAACATGAACACTTCAGTGTGCAATTCATGGAATGGAGTTACCTGCAATCCCAAGGGCACAAATGTAATTTCACTGAGGCTACCAGGTGTTGGTTTGAGAGGTTCTCTGCCACCAAACACAATTGGCAAGCTCAATGGTCTCACAAGTCTTAGTCTAAGGTCTAACACATTGAGTGGCAAAATCCCAAATGACATTCTTGCCCTTCATGCCCTAAGGTTTCTATATCTTCAACATAACAATTTCTCAGGTGAATTTCCAAATTTTCTTCCACCTAAGCTTGTGCTTCTTGATTTGTCACATAACTCTTTCACAGGACAAATTTCAGACTCAATCCAAAATTTGACTAATCTAACTGGTTTGTTCCTCAAGAACAATTCACTTATAGGGCCTATTCCTAATGTAACCCTTCCTAGCCTTAAGGATTTGGATTTGAGCTTTAACAACCTTAATGGTTCAATTCCTTTAGCATTTCATAGGTTTCAATCTTCATCATTTGATGGGAATTTGATGCTATGTGGACCACCTTTGACAAAACAATGTTCCTCATCAAGTCCTCTTAGTAGTCCAATGTTGTCTCCACTAATAGTATCTCAAAATTCAAGTGATGTTTCCAAGAAGAGGCCAATTCTTGGGGTGGTGGTCGCTGCCGCCTTGGGAGGTTTCGGACTACTTTTTCTACTAGTTTTGATGTTGGTGTTGTATTTTCTTAAGAAGAGAGTTGGTGAACAAAACGAGGCACCAAAAGAAAGTAAACTTGGTGAGAATCTTAgggaggattttgggagtggtGTGCAAGAACCTGAGAAGAACAAGTTGGTATTTTTCGGAGGGTGTTCTTATAACTTTGATCTTGAGGATTTGTTAAGAGCTTCAGCTGAAGTTCTTGGTAAGGGAAGTTGTGGAACAACTTATAAGGCAATCTTGGAAGAAGGGACAGTAGTTGTTGTTAAGAGGCTGAAGGAAGTTGCAATTGGGAAGAGAGAATTTGAACAGCAAATGGAAACTGTGCAAAAGCTTGATCAGCATCCAAATGTTGTTCCATTTAGTGCTTACTATTATTCCAAGGATGAGAAGCTAGTGGTTTATGATTACCTACCATTTGgaagcttttccaagttattgCATG GAACAAGGGAAACTGGAAGAACCCCACTAGATTGGGACACCAGATTGAAGATAATGCTTGGAGCTGCTAAGGGTGTTGCTCATATTCATTCTGCAAGTGGAAGGAAATTTGTCCATGGCAATATAAAATCATGTAATGTGCTACTCTTAGGTGATCTACAAGGCTGCATATCGGATTTCGGCTTAGCTCCTCTAGCGAGTTTCTCAGGCTCCTTTAGGAGTCCTGGATATCGAGCCCCCGAGGTTATTGAGACCCAAAAATCCACACAAAAATCTGATGTGTACAGCTTTGGGGTTCTCCTTCTCGAGATGTTGACCGGAAAAACACCGATTCAGTATTCAGGACATGATGATCCGGTTGATCTTCCGAGGTGGGTTCAATCTGTTGTTAGAGAGGAATGGACTGCTGAAGTGTTTGATCTTGAGCTAATGAGGTATCCAAATATTGAGGAAGAATTGGTGCAAATGCTGCAACTTTCAATGGCATGTGTTGCAATGGTTCCTGACACACGACCCTCAATGGAGGAAGTTGTAAGGGTTATTGAAGAAATAATAGGATCCTATTCTGAGAACCAGACATCATTATCAGACAAGTTCAAGGGAACTCATGATTTCATTCCATACTACTGA
- the LOC130976142 gene encoding pentatricopeptide repeat-containing protein At3g22670, mitochondrial, whose product MLSKLRFLNHFVRKNLSTRTTAFSGFYRFSNSGAFCTVADSTTQPTPESYELPDWVKFSDNPTSPNGDYDEDFVIPSLAPWVDGHLLHPTPKFVITPTSQPNNLEEVEAITTLLKEKHPSPEKVAQALAQLSGFKVSKGLVEQILKRFSNDWVSAFGFFSWAKVQTGYEHSPQLYNFMVDILAKSKNFDLMWELVEEMAHLQQGYVTSDTLVKVMRRLAKAGKHEYAIEVFRRMGKFGVKQDTAMLNALMDALVKGNSVEHAHDALLEFKGSVPLNSHSFNVLIHGWCKVRKFEWAKKAMEDMKEHGFHPDAFSYTTFVESYCREKDFRKVDRVMEEMRKNGCTPNAVTYTIVMLALGKAGQLKEALELYEKMKVDGGVPDTAFYSSLIFILGKAGRIKDARDVFEDMPKQGVVRDVMTYNTMISIACTHQREETALRLLKEMEDSTYKPDLETYHPLLKMCCRKKRMKVLRFLLDHMLRNDLSPEVGTYTLLVHGMCRSGKLESACSFFEEMVLQGLTPKEVTRKLLLGELESKNMIKEKQHIEDLMARVQRNNLVTS is encoded by the coding sequence ATGCTCTCCAAACTACGATTCCTGAACCACTTTGTCCGCAAGAATCTTTCTACACGAACCACCGCTTTCAGTGGCTTCTACCGCTTCTCCAACAGTGGCGCTTTCTGCACCGTGGCTGATTCAACCACACAGCCAACCCCCGAGTCGTATGAACTCCCTGATTGGGTCAAATTCTCTGACAACCCAACCTCTCCCAATGGCGACTACGACGAAGACTTTGTTATCCCTTCACTTGCTCCTTGGGTCGACGGCCACCTCCTTCATCCCACTCCCAAATTTGTCATCACCCCAACTTCCCAGCCAAACAACCTTGAAGAGGTCGAAGCAATCACCACCCTTCTAAAGGAAAAGCACCCATCTCCTGAGAAAGTTGCTCAAGCACTTGCTCAACTGAGTGGTTTTAAGGTTTCAAAAGGTTTGGTTGAACAGATTCTGAAGAGATTCAGTAATGATTGGGTCTCGGCTTTTGGTTTTTTCTCATGGGCTAAAGTTCAAACAGGTTATGAGCATTCTCCTCAACTATACAATTTCATGGTCGATATCCTGGCAAAGTCGAAGAATTTCGATCTCATGTGGGAGTTAGTGGAGGAAATGGCTCATCTTCAACAAGGGTATGTTACCTCGGACACATTGGTTAAGGTTATGAGGAGGCTTGCAAAGGCTGGCAAGCATGAATATGCCATTGAAGTGTTTCGCAGAATGGGGAAGTTTGGGGTCAAACAGGACACAGCAATGTTGAATGCTCTCATGGACGCATTGGTGAAAGGGAATAGTGTTGAGCATGCCCATGATGCTCTTTTGGAGTTCAAGGGTTCGGTTCCCTTGAATTCCCATTCTTTCAATGTTTTGATACATGGGTGGTGCAAAGTTAGGAAATTTGAATGGGCCAAGAAAGCAATGGAGGACATGAAGGAACATGGGTTTCACCCTGATGCATTCTCATACACTACTTTCGTCGAATCATATTGCCGCGAGAAGGATTTCCGCAAAGTGGACCGAGTTATGGAGGAGATGAGGAAAAATGGTTGCACGCCTAATGCTGTGACTTACACAATTGTGATGCTTGCTCTTGGGAAGGCAGGGCAGCTCAAAGAAGCTTTGGAGTTGTATGAGAAGATGAAGGTTGATGGGGGTGTGCCTGACACTGCATTTTATAGCTCCTTGATATTCATTCTTGGCAAAGCTGGTAGGATTAAAGATGCTCGTGATGTGTTTGAGGATATGCCAAAGCAAGGTGTTGTGAGGGATGTGATGACTTACAATACTATGATTAGTATTGCTTGTACTCACCAGAGGGAAGAGACTGCCCTGAGGTTGCTCAAGGAGATGGAAGATAGCACATATAAGCCTGACCTTGAGACATATCATCCATTGTTGAAGATGTGCTGCAGGAAGAAGAGGATGAAGGTGCTCAGGTTTCTGTTGGATCACATGTTGAGAAATGATTTAAGCCCTGAAGTGGGAACTTACACGCTTTTGGTGCATGGTATGTGTAGAAGCGGAAAGCTTGAGAGCGCTTGCTCATTCTTTGAGGAGATGGTGTTGCAGGGATTAACCCCAAAGGAAGTCACGCGGAAGCTCCTGCTGGGAGAACTCGAGTCCAAGAACATGATCAAAGAGAAACAACACATCGAGGATTTGATGGCACGGGTCCAACGCAACAATCTCGTTACTAGTTAG